The following proteins are co-located in the Flavobacterium sp. CECT 9288 genome:
- the sufD gene encoding Fe-S cluster assembly protein SufD — protein sequence MDLKEKLISSFMAFEERVDVHTELHDLRTAALKNFETKGFPTKKEEAWKYTSLNAILKNDFTVFPKQENTVQYSDVKKYFLHEVDTYKVVFIDGVFSSHLSATTHEGIDVCLLSSALTKPKYKTVIDAYFNQVVNKEETLTSLNTAFANEGAYINIPKGKVTDKPIEIMYLSTGNEAAMLVQPRNLIVVGENAQVQIIERHQSLNENAVLTNSVTEIFAQKRAFVDVYKIQNDNEAANLVDNTYVSQQEESSVAVNTFSFGGNMTRNNLNFYHFGEHIVSYLNGITIIGDKQHVDHYTLVHHATPNCESHQDYKGIFTDKSTGVFNGKIFVEKEAQKTNAFQKSNNILLSDKATINAKPQLEIFADDVKCSHGCTIGQLDETALFYMQQRGIPVKEAKALLMYAFSNAVIESIKIPELKQRITKIIANKLGVKMGFDL from the coding sequence ATGGATTTAAAAGAAAAATTAATATCGTCTTTTATGGCTTTTGAGGAGCGCGTTGATGTTCACACTGAACTACACGACTTGCGTACCGCTGCCCTAAAAAACTTTGAAACCAAAGGTTTCCCAACTAAAAAAGAGGAAGCTTGGAAATATACATCGCTTAACGCGATTCTTAAAAATGACTTTACCGTTTTTCCAAAACAGGAAAATACAGTACAATATTCTGATGTAAAAAAATACTTTTTACATGAAGTTGATACCTACAAAGTAGTTTTTATTGATGGCGTTTTTAGTTCGCATTTATCAGCTACAACTCACGAAGGAATTGATGTTTGCTTACTATCTTCTGCTTTGACAAAACCAAAATACAAAACCGTTATTGACGCGTATTTCAATCAAGTTGTCAACAAAGAAGAAACTTTGACTTCATTAAACACGGCTTTCGCGAATGAAGGAGCGTACATCAATATTCCGAAAGGAAAAGTAACAGACAAACCGATCGAAATCATGTATTTATCGACTGGTAATGAAGCGGCAATGCTAGTACAACCGCGCAACTTAATTGTTGTAGGCGAGAATGCACAAGTACAAATCATCGAGCGTCACCAAAGCTTAAACGAAAATGCAGTACTAACCAATTCGGTTACTGAGATTTTTGCACAAAAAAGAGCCTTTGTAGATGTTTATAAAATTCAAAACGATAACGAAGCTGCTAATTTAGTTGATAATACGTATGTATCTCAGCAAGAAGAAAGCAGTGTTGCTGTAAATACCTTCAGTTTTGGAGGAAACATGACGCGTAATAATCTTAATTTTTACCATTTCGGAGAGCATATTGTAAGCTACTTGAACGGTATTACCATCATTGGCGATAAACAGCACGTAGACCACTACACCTTGGTACACCACGCTACTCCAAACTGTGAAAGTCATCAAGATTATAAAGGAATTTTTACTGATAAATCGACTGGTGTATTTAACGGAAAAATCTTTGTAGAAAAAGAAGCTCAAAAAACAAATGCGTTTCAAAAAAGCAATAATATTTTATTGAGCGACAAGGCTACCATCAATGCCAAACCGCAACTAGAAATTTTTGCTGATGATGTTAAATGTTCTCATGGTTGCACCATCGGGCAATTAGACGAAACAGCATTGTTCTATATGCAACAACGCGGAATTCCTGTTAAAGAAGCCAAAGCTTTATTGATGTACGCATTCTCTAATGCAGTAATCGAAAGCATTAAAATACCAGAATTAAAACAACGCATCACCAAAATTATTGCCAACAAACTTGGCGTAAAAATGGGATTTGATTTGTAG
- a CDS encoding four helix bundle protein, which translates to MAKFGSFEEINSWQKARIFNKRIYQITENSNFKKDFDFIRQIRRASLSISSNIAEGFERNTDKEFIYFLYVAKASAGEVRSQLYLAFDLEYITKEEFEILLESITEISKLLSGFIKYLSPKS; encoded by the coding sequence ATGGCGAAATTTGGCTCTTTCGAGGAAATTAATTCTTGGCAAAAAGCAAGAATCTTCAACAAAAGAATATACCAAATTACTGAAAATTCAAATTTCAAGAAAGACTTTGATTTCATAAGGCAAATAAGACGAGCTTCTCTTTCTATATCATCAAATATAGCCGAAGGATTTGAGAGAAATACAGACAAAGAGTTTATTTACTTTTTATATGTTGCAAAAGCTTCTGCTGGAGAAGTTCGTTCTCAATTATATTTAGCATTTGATTTAGAATATATTACAAAAGAAGAATTTGAAATACTTTTAGAATCAATAACAGAAATATCAAAATTGTTAAGTGGTTTTATTAAATATCTGAGTCCAAAGTCATAA
- the sufC gene encoding Fe-S cluster assembly ATPase SufC — protein sequence MLSIKNLHASIGDKEILKGINLEVKAGEIHAIMGPNGAGKSTLSAIIAGNENYEVTEGEIFLDNEDISELAPEERAHKGVFLSFQYPVEIPGVSVTNFMRTAINETRKANGQEEMPANEMLKVIREKSELLEIDRKFLSRSLNEGFSGGEKKRNEIFQMAMLEPKLAILDETDSGLDIDALRIVANGVNKLKSDKNAIVVITHYQRLLDYIVPDFVHVLYNGKIVKSGGKELAHELEEKGYDWIKQEQEA from the coding sequence ATGTTAAGCATAAAAAATTTACACGCCTCAATAGGCGACAAAGAAATATTAAAAGGGATTAACCTTGAAGTAAAAGCGGGAGAAATTCACGCGATTATGGGACCAAACGGTGCTGGAAAAAGTACCCTTTCGGCAATTATTGCAGGAAACGAAAATTATGAAGTGACCGAAGGAGAAATCTTTTTGGATAACGAAGATATTTCAGAATTGGCTCCAGAGGAAAGAGCCCATAAAGGTGTATTTCTTTCGTTTCAATATCCTGTTGAAATTCCAGGAGTTTCTGTAACCAACTTCATGAGAACAGCGATCAACGAAACACGTAAAGCAAACGGACAGGAAGAAATGCCTGCCAACGAAATGCTAAAAGTGATTCGTGAAAAATCAGAATTACTAGAAATAGACCGTAAATTTTTGTCACGTTCTTTAAACGAAGGTTTTTCGGGCGGAGAGAAAAAGCGTAACGAAATTTTTCAAATGGCTATGCTAGAACCAAAATTAGCCATCCTTGACGAAACCGATTCTGGACTAGATATTGATGCTTTGAGAATTGTTGCCAATGGTGTTAACAAACTAAAAAGCGATAAAAATGCTATCGTAGTGATCACACACTACCAAAGATTACTTGATTACATCGTTCCTGATTTTGTTCACGTTTTGTACAACGGAAAAATTGTAAAATCCGGCGGAAAAGAATTAGCGCACGAGCTAGAAGAAAAAGGATACGATTGGATTAAACAAGAACAAGAAGCTTAG
- the sufB gene encoding Fe-S cluster assembly protein SufB has protein sequence MSKYTEDDLKIELENKEYEYGFYTELEAETFPIGLNEDIVRAISQKKEEPQWMTDWRLEAFRAWEQMTEPEWANVHYVKPDFQAISYYSAPKAVDPNKTLDDVDPELLEMYKKLGISVDEQKMMNNVAMDIVVDSVSVATTFKKTLGEKGIIFMSISEAIKEHPELVRKYLGTVVPQKDNFYAALNSAVFSDGSFCYIPKGVRCPMELSTYFRINQAGTGQFERTLLVADAGSYVSYLEGCTAPSRDENQLHAAVVELIALDDAEIKYSTVQNWYPGNKEGKGGVYNFVTKRGICEKNAKISWTQVETGSAVTWKYPSVVLKGDNSTGEFYSIAVTNNYQQADTGTKMIHLGKNTKSTIISKGISAGKSQNSYRGLVQISANADNARNFSQCDSLLMGNNCGAHTFPYIESKNPSAKIEHEATTSKIGEDQVFYCNQRGIPTEKAIALIVNGFSKDVLNKLPMEFAVEAQKLLEISLEGSVG, from the coding sequence ATGAGTAAATATACAGAAGACGACTTAAAAATCGAACTCGAAAATAAAGAATACGAATACGGATTTTACACCGAGCTGGAAGCCGAAACTTTTCCTATTGGTTTAAACGAAGACATCGTTCGTGCCATTTCTCAAAAAAAGGAAGAACCACAATGGATGACCGATTGGCGTCTTGAGGCTTTTCGTGCTTGGGAGCAAATGACAGAGCCAGAATGGGCTAACGTACATTATGTAAAACCTGATTTCCAAGCAATATCCTATTATTCAGCACCAAAAGCAGTAGATCCTAACAAAACATTAGATGATGTAGATCCGGAACTTTTAGAAATGTACAAAAAGTTAGGCATCTCTGTAGATGAGCAAAAAATGATGAATAATGTGGCTATGGATATCGTGGTTGACTCCGTTTCAGTAGCTACTACATTCAAGAAAACATTAGGAGAAAAAGGAATCATTTTCATGAGTATTTCTGAAGCCATCAAAGAACATCCAGAATTAGTACGTAAATATTTAGGAACTGTAGTGCCGCAAAAAGACAACTTTTATGCTGCGTTAAACTCGGCCGTATTCTCTGACGGATCGTTTTGTTACATCCCAAAAGGCGTTCGTTGCCCAATGGAACTTTCTACTTATTTCCGTATCAATCAAGCCGGTACAGGACAATTTGAAAGAACTCTATTAGTAGCTGACGCAGGAAGTTATGTTTCTTACCTTGAAGGATGTACTGCACCAAGTCGTGATGAAAATCAGTTGCACGCTGCAGTTGTAGAGTTAATTGCTCTTGACGATGCCGAAATAAAATATTCAACCGTACAAAACTGGTATCCTGGAAACAAAGAAGGTAAAGGTGGGGTGTATAATTTTGTAACCAAAAGAGGGATTTGCGAGAAAAACGCAAAAATTTCTTGGACACAAGTAGAAACAGGATCAGCAGTAACTTGGAAATACCCATCGGTAGTTTTAAAAGGGGATAATTCAACTGGTGAATTTTATTCGATTGCGGTAACAAATAATTACCAGCAAGCAGATACAGGGACCAAAATGATCCATTTAGGTAAAAACACTAAATCGACTATTATTTCCAAAGGAATTTCGGCTGGTAAATCACAAAACAGTTACCGTGGTTTAGTGCAAATTAGTGCTAATGCGGATAATGCTAGGAATTTTTCGCAATGTGATTCCTTATTAATGGGGAATAATTGTGGAGCACATACGTTCCCGTACATCGAAAGTAAAAATCCATCGGCAAAAATAGAACACGAGGCTACGACAAGTAAAATTGGCGAAGACCAAGTTTTTTATTGCAATCAACGTGGTATTCCAACTGAAAAAGCAATTGCATTAATTGTAAACGGTTTCAGTAAAGATGTATTGAATAAGCTGCCAATGGAATTTGCAGTAGAAGCACAAAAATTATTGGAAATTTCTCTTGAAGGTTCGGTGGGATAA